The segment CGTTCTTCAATCTGTATGCAAcgccccctttcctcctctagaTACTAACTGTTCCTCATTTaagatggaaaaacacaatGATTTTATGTTTCTTTAGTTAATTTGGAATGGGTGTGCTGATGTAACAGAATTAAAATGTTTCTTTGTTATTGCTTGTTCATCAATTGTGAGtgattgttttttgtattgGTTCAATTTATTATATGATTCAGCAGCTTGGTAGAACTGcaaggttttatttattttgtttgcacaAAGTTCTCAGAGATAATATAATTATTCTCCTAGCACCCTGAGATCTTTGACTATGGGTGCACAGACTGCAGGTTGGGAACCACTTCCTTACTGCCCTCTTTAtgctttcctttctccttccacttgtctttctctccctctcccccatccctcccattttgctccctcctccttccttctctcctggCACTGCAGCCAGCTATGTGAAGTCCTTGGAAACGGCCTCTATGAAGTTGGGTGCTGACATGAGGATGGTGAAGGTGCAGATgatggagaagagggagaaggccACCAGGCAGAGCCGGTCCACCACCGCCGCCGCAAACTTCCACTCGCTGCAGATGGCCTCGGCCTCGTCCTGGTCCCGGAACCGCTGGGCGATGTAGGACACTTCCTCCAGGATGCGTTGGATCTCCGGCGGGGGGATGCCGATCCCCATTCCCAGGCCTCCGACCCCACCGCCGCTTCCCCCTCCGGGCGGCTCGGCCTCCTCGCTGGGGGAGCCGTGGGCGCGCCCCCCTAGAGCCACGCCGGAGTCGCTGGAGGGCGGGCAGCGCGGGCTCTCTATGGGGTGGTAGCTGCCGAAGTAGAGGCTCATGGAGCCGTTGGAGGTGCCGGTGGGACAGGGTGGACAGGTCTGGGAGAGCGGCACGCCGAGGCTCGGCACGGCGCCCATCTCGATGGAGCTGGCGCTGGTGTGGTGCTGCGGGCGGTGGCGGTACTTGTAGCCCGACCGCTTGCGCTCATCGCCGGGCTGTTTCATACGGAGAAACCAGGCGCACCAGTTCAACAGGACCACTCGCacctgagaggagagggggagggtcagtaacacacacacacacactaacattaaagaccccatgaagtgGCACAGAGAGCGTGATTTGCCTCCGTGTGCTGACGTGTttctgaatgaaaacagaaaatgaggGCGGGAAGCCGCAGcgggaggggcttatttgaatattaatgagaaatTTTTGCATACACCCCcgagtgcaggatgagtcatcaacagaaatgtgctgtttaccAGAATTTTGAAGTTATAGAAATCAaaatcttttttcatttttttggccTGTATTGGTGAATAGGTGAACACTAAGACCAGCAACATcggcaaaaatgtaaaaaaagcaaatttttcattttaacactaacacatacacacaaacatttgtAGTGAATGTTACTGATGATTAGGATGATTTGCAGATGATTGAGTCACTCACCCATTTGGGCATCTTGCCTCCCTGGGGGTCATGATGGTGAAACTGCAGCACTATGACAGTCACCACCACAGACATCCCCACGATCATCATGGTACTGGCAAAGTACTGGGCTGCCAaggacacagaaaacaacacaacatcaACATGCTGTGAGTCTTTTGTTCAGAGGTTATGTGTTTCATGTTGAATGCCTTCCCTTTTCATCCCTTCTAAAATCACCCATGATGACATTCAATTAACAtgtactaacaagtaaaaaaagtTAAGTTGAATTAATTACTAAAATAGGTTGATTTCACACTCTAACATGAAAGGAATGCAAGTCTGATCAATCTTTGCAAAACGTTATATTGCTACGGGGAAAAGATGCACACTTGAACTCAAACAGCAACAACCAAAAAATTCTGTGCAAAAAGTGTGACAAAACAGATAATAGGGGTAAACAAGCCAAAatagcagagacacagagagagagggggggggggggggggagagagagagagagagagagagagagagagagagagagagattagtgcTGGTTCTGGAGGGCACATCGGGGATGTTTTCACCCAGGGGAGCGAACTGTAAGGGAGCAAGGGGAGCACTGAACACTGTGTTCTCCCccagcatgtacacacacacacacagacacacacacacacacagtatatctcAGGGCCAGCCCCCCTTTCACTTGGTTGCTAGTGACTGTGAACAAagaacagctaacagctaaacACAAGTACAGGGTCAAAGTTCATGTGATCATACTGAGGTCAGGGGTCGTGACCCAGACTGTCGGTCATATAAGGTGATAATGGAAGGAAAGatagggagggaagaggggggtgggggagtttaagcaaagatgctctatacacacaagatgacgcattacaagctgcgccaatggtatgaaatggtatacacttcctgtctcctaagTGGGCGTGGTCGCCTCTCCCCTCATCCCCCCACCtcgtttggaagtgttgtgaacgtcGTGTGGATGGATGAAAGCAGATTGCGTTGTGCGTCCAtaattattttaacttttaattcatGGTTTCACGTATAAGTCCCATTAAATTTCTGTTTATCCAGTTGGAAAGCGACGTCGGCAGCactgcagtgaaaccagaccGACAGGATATATGATGATGTTGCCAGATCTTGCAAGAGTGTgttgctgagacagagacaggtctcGAACAAAGTAAATTTTCTCctgatttgtctgtctgaaaaatgccattttagtgtCAGAATGTTCGGAAGGtatgtggcttgtgaaaaatgggtccaatatttacttcggTGACTATGGGGCGAAAGAATCGGTCATAATCTGTGCTCACGTTCACTTCTCCCATTGGATGAATAGACTCAGGACCTGCCGCTAGTCTCCTAAAGGGGCGGGGCAGTGGCGAAACCCAcgtgacacagatacaggaaatgactcGCAGTTGCGCTGTCTCGTTTCTAAACCGTCTCTGGTTTAAGGGAGGAAGGCGGaaaaagaggtggagaggaagatgatAAAACAGAGGGGAGAAAGGTGAGGGAAGAAATAAGAGGAAGGGCAGAtctgaaaaaagcaaaaaaaaatcaatgttagATTAAAAatcctatatatatatttgcgcACCCAGATGTTCAACATTTGTCagagatgggggaaaaaactgtGCTTGTCGTGTGAGTTGAGCTTTGTATGAAAACCTATGAAGATGAAGCACTGGTCTAATACggaaaaatattcaaatgactATAATGAGAGTGAGACACTAAACCACATTAGCTGGTGAATTCAAATATTCATCATAGAGACAATGGTTGCTTGGCAAGTAGCATTAAAAAATAGCGGCAGCTAATTTTATTTGCTGATTATTAGAACATAAAATTAGGTTTAACGATAATGAATGAAAATTGgaatgcacacaaacattttcTCCCTGCACTGGTCTACTAACTCACTGTACTGTCAAACTGTACTGATATTTGCTCACTATACAGGCCCACTAacggcactctctctctctctgtatgaagAAGACGGCCATGTCCTCATCGCTTTACTGTGCCAATCACTTTAGCTTATGTTATTTTACACAGTTTTCTTTATGGCAATTCCAACCCACGTTGTTGTTCATGGTTGACTTAActgaattaaaaatgaattagaattaaattgaattaaaatgaTCTGAGCCAAACTGTCTTGAATTAAATCAAATAGGTCTGTctaaattaattgaaatgaattgaacatTAGTTATGCTTAGCTGGTGATTAAAGGCCTACGATAAAAGACATACGGTCTGCTTCAGGCAGGAGTGGCGAGCGCTGCTTCGTATTGAGAGTCATATTTACAGCCAGATCCAAGTAGCTACAGTAACTCACATCCACACTCAGCCGCTGTGCTGTAAACGGGTATGATTCATTTTTACAAGGCCACTAAAACTGTCGCAGCTGGCTTGCCGTTCAGGTGATGGGAAATGAAAACGGATTAATCACTGTATTGATAAAGGAGCTTTTCTCAGTGAAGGCATCTCATCATCCCAGCTCAAAGGAATACACGCGCTGATGTAGTGGTAATCATGTTTAGCATGGCCAAACAACACTTAAATCAATACACTGGCATAAAATACAGGAGAATTGTATATCTCATTTTGACCCAGTGTGACTGAGGCATTGACATTGTACATTACATACAGGATTGTAGTCGTAATTCGAAGCGTTCTGTGGCCCGGCGAGGACTGAGTGATGACAGCTGAATTAGCGAGCGTTATCCCTCCCATCACGCCTGCCTCATCACTCGCTCCAGGAAGCCTTTGAAGACTCTCTCTGAGAACTTTAGCCCCAAAGGTTACtcatcccttcccctctctctctgtctctgtctttccccccTTCATCCATCATTCCTTCATCCTCCATTTGTTTCTTCGCTCCCCAGCGGAGAGTCCGACTTTTCACGGCCTATTAATGGTGCTGACAGCTTTAGTTCTGGCCACCCAATTTACTCCCTACACCATCCGGGGGCACTGGGGATGATGTATAGGCCCTCGGAGCTGGTCATAGCCAAAGCCCAGCCGGGCCCGAAGACgggttttcattattttctcagGTGACCATATATATAGAGGTCAGACCATTCCCAACATTTAAAACGCACAAAAATTATGCATGCTTTATATTGCTGATCTTTACTGGCAGTGCAGAGGGACAGAAATTAAGTTGTTATTATGAGCTGGTCAGTGATGACCATGTATAGATAGACTGAATTACTtacaatatttcttttttaatctgCTATCACAGTCATTTTAGTTTGATTAGAACATTTTCTAGGGATCCTCTTGGTCCCTAGTGGGTAAAGCCCGCCATAAGAGGACAGCATGCAttagcacacatacagtactatGTATAGCTTCGGCAAGACGTATTGCTCCCATTCAAAAATGAATGTCTTTCTGGCAAATTTCCCATCTGCCACACTCGCTTAAAGATGTCGACCTGTCAGAGTCTGGGATCATATATTCATGCACTCACTCTCATACTTACACACATATAGACTCAAATACTAGCTTATGgagcagacacacatgcactcacacacacacaaacacacacgcagacgtATAACCCACCGATGAGAGGGACAGAGTCGGACGTGGCAGGCATGATCTCTGCGACCAGGAGCATGAAGACAGTTAGCGACAGGAGCACCGTGATAcctggaggtagagagagatagagagagagagagatgaagcaaAGGGTGAACATGATCACATAATGACTTGATCAGGCTCACTGGTGTATGAAATTATTCCTGTAATGACTTATGTATGTAATGAGTTATGTTCTTGTGGCTACAATCATTTGTTAGCTGGTGGCTCCTCTGACATGTTCAAGGTAGGTTAAAGCTCCAGAAATCCGTCAAACGCTCCGACTTTGTAGCCGGTGACTACTCACGCGTGGATGGCTATTCATCAAAACTAATGGCATTGATAGAATTCCAAAATGGATGGATTTCATGGGAAGCTTCTTAATCTGAAATTCAATAATTCCAAGGTGGTTTGGCATGCATGTATTCATAGCCAGCTGTATGATTTataagggtgtgtttgtgtgtatgtgcatgtgcacgtaTGTACATTGATGCACACTTGTGGGTGTGTTTACATATGTGCATAAACTggcatgtatgtttgtgtgtgtatatactcaTATACACCTTCAAACTAACTTTTGCATATCGCTGCTGTTGCATGAAAACTTTGTAACTCCAAATCTGGATTATTTTCACACAGTCCTTTTTGGGTTGAGCAACTTCTCATAACCAAAGGGCCTAAGAATAAAGAATGGAACTTCCGCACACTTAGATCTATGcaaattttcatttaattaagtTTTTGGTTTGATTGAAAGCTTGCACTTTATTAAATGAAAATTTGCATACATCTACGTTTGTGGAAGTTTCATTCTATATTCTCAGAATTTTGCATATGACTGCCTCTTAGCAAAGACTATAGCTGGGTGAGTGGTGGATATTGAAAACATAACCCAAGGACTTGTGAAGCCCATTCAAAACCCaatgtacattttaaaaaatgcaacTGTCAgtccattctttctttctttctttctttcttccttccttccttccttttatttcatttttgcaaAGTGAAGATCTTGGAGATGCAAGCTTTTCATTCGAGCCCCCCTCACCCAGAGAGATCTTCTCCCCAGAGTCTGCGGGCAGCAGGAAGACCAGCAGGGCCAGGCCAGAGATCAGCACACAGGGGATGAGCAGGTTGAGGCCGTAGTAGAGGGTCCTGCGGCGCATGGTGACCGTGAACGTCACGTCAGGGTAGGGCTCCTTACAGCACTCGTAGTACAGCTCGTTACGCTTGGCTGGCACACCTgagggcatacacacacacacacacacacacacacacaaatatagacACTATAGGTCAGTTTTTGAGGATTGAAGACTTGAGATCCAAAAGTTTATTGAGTGATCcaagcattttcaaaaacccattcTAAAATATGTGTGTGAACCATAAAACAGTGAGATTCTGCTATCTTCCCAACCATCTATCCATGCATCCATCCctcagtatatactgtatatacatgtactgtatgtatgggtGGATGTACAGATGGATTGAAGGAAGGAACGAAGGATGAGTCCAATAAATCATGGCCAATATCAATGTAACATCCTGGAAATGGAatgctgatctgaggtcagtgAACCTGGTGAAGCCCATGGGACCCAAGCAGTGATCCGAGGTCTGTTCCTCTATTATGAAAACTTTCTAACTATATGCCCTGGAGTGCATAATGTCGACAGTGTCGCGCACAGTGTCCCCACCTGGATCTCTAACCCGAAGgctgtggtgtgttgtggtcaCATATGGCCTGTCTACCTCCCTGCCTGAGTGTCAAGCATTCCTATTACATGCCATCTGGTCCTGTCTGACACCCATCTCCAGCCGGCCAACACCCCCGGGGGCCAGGCACCGggatctgctgctgctctgtcccAGCTGGAGATGCCCTATTTGGGAAGTCTTCCAAAACTTCTCCCCTTTTCCACTCCTGCAGCTACATCCCGTCCCTCCCGTCCACATGACGTCCCACAAAGAAAGTTGTTTAAATAGCACTGATTAATTCATTTTGGTTCATTTTAGACATCAAAGAGTCTGCAAGGCCACGTGTCCCCATGGAGGTTTGGTCCAACGCTCAAAGTGAGGGGGAAATGCCAAAAGAGAGAATACTGGAATGACTGCATTAATCAAACAAATGTGAACACATTTGTACAGAATGCAGTGTTCATTTATACATTCATAAGCATTTTAGAGTAGAGTCTTTAAAAATTAGTTTTGGTTGCCTCATTATTATACAGCATTGTCAAATGTTTTGAAAACCAGAAAATATGTATTAAATGAGTCCAATAATCTAGCAGCTACGACCCCAAATCGCTGAATACCACAGTGAATGACACTATTGCACTATTGCTCTGCCCACAACAGGgattgtttccaaatttaattttcatttcaggTGTCACAGGGGGAAAtttcacattttggagacatgGGTTTTGTGATAAAATATACCTATACCTGTACGCAAACTGGCCTCTGCAGTACAGGACAGATGCATGACTGGGGACTGCTATGGTGGCTACAGCTGTGGTGATAAATAGCGGTGAGGCTCTCTTACCCACAAGGTCCCATTCCCCGTTGGGTATGTAGGTGGAGGTGTCCACATCCAGCATCTGCAGGTCCAGCAACCAGCCGTTGTGGGTCCAGGAGCCAAACTTCAAGTCACACTTCTGCACGTCGAAGGGGAACCAGCGCACGTCGATGTAGCAGGTGCTCTTCAGGATGCCGGGGGGGATGTACTGGCAGTAACCCGACGCGTTCACCAGCACGTTGGTGTGGAAGGTGGCGTCGAAGCGCTCGTCAgcactggagagagggagggggggggcacgGTACAGTGaggaaatgtcaaaatatttcaTCATCTGGCTGTGAGTCAGAGTAAATTGCTATATTTAtcgtgtttttaattgtttttaacACCATGCTCAAGGATCACATGCTGGCTATTACAGGTGTATTTTCAGAAATGGGTTTTGTTAGTGGGCATTATCCCTGTAAAACTAAACCTCATAATGAAATAACCTTGGTAAAGGAAAGTAGACTGTGGGGAAAGAATTTACAGGAGGGTGATTATGTTGTATTGGCTTTTTGCCCTTACTGAATGGAGTCTGCACAACTGATTTAAGACAAATTAGGTCAAGACAGTTAAAAGTACACATTAAGTTAGTGGAAAAGGACATTcattttatgaaaatgtaaattttgtgttttgcagaCCAAGAAAGAGGCTGTGGGAGGAATGGAGTATTGCATCAAAAAAGGGAATAGGTCTGTTTGTCTGAATGGGACAGAATGGGACTTTTactgttgtcagtgtgtgtgtgtttgcatttataTGTGTAGGTGTTCATATTGTACTTGTATCGGTGTGTGAATTGTGTAGATGACAGTGCTTGGTCTGTGAGTCTCTTTGCTGTTTCAGCCTAACCTGTCGCACCAATGAGCAGCAAAGTGATATACTGTAGCTGGCCAGCCATCTGTGGACCAGCCAGTCTCCTCAGACCCGACGCACCGCACACACAGAGTTGAAACCCAGGTGAAATCCGGGGTGAAGTGAAATCATATATTCACTCCAACTGCCACACCAAAATATGCAGCGACAGGAACCAAACCAGTGACACGAGAAAACCGACAGATGCCTCCTTCAAGGCCGTGCAACTCACAACCTGCTGGAGTTTAGTTAGTACCCACAGCAACAGACAGAGGGTTAACTGTCTTAATGCTGACCTTTactgttgtcagtgtgtgtgtgtgtgtgtgtgtgtgtgtgtgtgtgtatgtgtgtgtgtgtgtgtgtgtgtgtgtgtgtgtgtgtgtagaccgGCTTTATTTTAGTACAgtttcaaatattcaaagtaCTTGAGAACCTGAAGAAGACGTCACTTGCAAAATTGAATGAATAAAGCATTCAATTTTGAAAATTGCTCAAATATTCAAACTGTATTCAGGGTCGTAGGGCGGATAAATGGTTagggagactgtcctgtaaccaaaaagtcacaggttcgatcccatAAAATCTGTCCTATTCAAGTGTCCTTCagtaagacactgaacccttTCCTGCTCACTCATCACTTTAGCATCAGCTAAATCCCTAAAATGTACAACTATTATTTTAACATATTGTCTGGATAAGGTCACAAGTCTTGGAATAGCAAACACCTTTTCAGGGACATATGGTCACAGAGGTAAAAATAACAGCTAGACACCTAATCCTAGTCCTACTGCAGGTCTGGGACTCTGGTTGAACCCTAATTAAGTATTAAAAGAGGAGTTTCTGTggtgtcagtgagtgtgtgaacTCTGAAGTAAAGTGCCCAGGGGGCAAAGTCTGAACTGTTGGAGAACTTAGACAACCTGCCTTCTGTTTCGCTTCCACACCTTTGGCTAAAATACTgttcgcaaacacacacagacacacacacacacacacgcacacacacacacacacacacacacacacacacacacacaagatgcgGCATGATGAGCATGTGGTTTTGGTGCATGGAAACCCACCAAGGCCCAACAACAAGACACTAAATGTCATTGTATAGCGACTGCCTGGTTGTGTGTCTCTCCACTGTAGCTACTAGTTAGAAGCAATGCAAGTTTCTCCTCtactccttctctccatccctacTTCTGCTTTTCATCTTCCCTTTGTGAACCTTTGGGGATAAGAGGGTAAAATGagggctgctgttgttgttaacGCTGACAAAAActgtgaagagaagagaagagaagagaagagaagagaagagaagagaagagaagaggactGTTTGATAGTCAGACTTTAACTAGTGGATGTTATGAAACTTCAGCAAAATGCATAATTCAtttagaaaaatacattttgttcttGTGCTAAATTTGTTGTGGATtatcctccccccccccccccttacagAGTAACTAATGTTATCTAATTGAATGCCTTAGTTAAAATTTAGCTGGATTTACCCTTTTTATGGTTACATAAGCAGTTTCTCTTTATTTTGATCAGCCAGGCAGCAGGTGCAATATTTTTCCCCGGCCTTGTTTTGCTCAGGAGACAGATATTCTCCCAGGGGGTCAGGAGCGATCAGTGTTTCTGACAAACTGCCCGTCACTTCGGTCGGGTTTCCTCTGGTTGCTCAGTTCTCTCAGAAGTTATTGGGCTTGATAGTGGCTAGTTTCTCACTTGGCTGACAGTCTGCACAGAGGCAATATAAGAGGAACACCACTGGACAGGCACATTAAAATGATGCAACACTAAGGGGTCGAGAGCATTTTTACTTCCTTGTCGCTAAACTATATCTGGTAAAATCTTGCTTCCTAAATAGAATTGTATTtgggaaaaaatgaatgaagctTACGACACTAATATTCAATGGTAATTTTTTCTACCCTTCATGcatttttgcatgtaaaacGTTTTTTCAAGATTATGTTCTTCAGAAATTAACAAGGGCTTGGGGCACAAATGTCCTGGAAAGTTCATAATATGTctatgaaattaaaatgtttccaGTAGCATGAAAGAAGTGTTAATAATACAAATTGATAATGCAAATGCattatttcataaaataaacaataaaattgtCCCCGAAAAGAACCAAAATTCCCCCAAAAAACAGATCAAGGTGGGCAACAAAAAAGCCtttgaacaaaataaaaatgtttaccctgacacacacacacacacacacacacacacgcacacacacactcctatcaGCAGAGTCCTGCCTTAGCCACTATCAGTTGGCCATACACTTGCTATAAAAGCCCATATGGAGAGCTGACAGTCCCATTCACTTCGCAATCAACAGCAACttagctcctctcctccctctatacacacacatatacacacaaagacacacacgaATATACCTATACaggcacgcacaaacacacatattcacacagttTCAATCCCCACCCAGAGAGATAATGTCAGTGTGTCTGAAACATCCTGGAGCCTCATTCAGCCTTGACAAAAGAACATGGCCGGCACCTTAAGAGGATTTGTAGATGGACCCATTTTATTTGTCCCTCCCTTTCCTCAGATTGAGTGATTTACCTTTTTCAGGAGgtttaagtgttgtaatttatttcttctctgtgtgtgttgctgtcagCTGTGGGTTTGGGTGTTgggggagggaggtgagggtTGGCTGGGGCGGTGTCACGCCTTGAATTATTCAAGCCTCGGCCTTACTTTATCAGAAGGCTCCTGTGTGCGCTCTCCTGCAATCAGCGCCTGCACACATCACAGCAGAGCTTgtcttgaagtgtgtgtgtgtgtgtggtaagagAGAGTACATACTGTACCGGAATGAGAGagctgtacagtacagtacagtacagtacagttcactcccatgctctctcttttcttgttttctgtaaacaagtgaaaaagccGGAGATGATTGCATctgttttcaatgcaaatcaacttgtttcaagaatcaagcgtcattttcttgatactactGCTTtaatctgccttgtttcaagaagatactgtcacttgtttcaagaaaattcctgaaactagtaaaactacattgaaaacAACTGCAATTATCTctccccattggcagaattttcacttgctttaagaCAAAATCTATTTTAAGACTGAATCTGAGACTAAATGCCTTGTAACGATGGACTTTTTGCACTGTACACATTTCCATAAACATATGGCTGGACAAGTGATAGCCCTGGGAGaacaggagggaagagggggaaaggtttccacagcacacacacacacacacacacagtctggagAGAGAGTATTGTGGACGTGCGAGACCGGGGAcacagagactgacagacagagagagagagagccgaagGACAATGGAGGTAGTGACAGGTTCCTGTACCACGGGACATGAGTCACCAAGCTCTGCTCTCCCTTCACTCAACACCTACTGCTGTCctcatgcacgcacgcacacacacacacacacacacacacacacaatgagaaacagaagagagcCACAAAGTAAAGGGTGTTCACGAGCCAGAAAGAGAGCTGTGGAGTTGAGTTATAGAGTGGAATAAATTACCAATTACCATTAAAAAATATCCAGAATCCATTGATCTTTAAAGAGTGAATTGAGGAGAGATCGCTGGAAAGCTTCCCATCGTAAGCCATCTGACTTATGTAAACCATCTGTTCCCTGCTCTAGGGTATTTCTTTTAATCATTAGTTAATGATGCTTTTAAGCAGAATGTATACTGCATGGCTTTAAAATCATGATATGACTTGCGTGCTGCCGCTTGACGCCTGTCATCACCTTGCTAAGGCTGAAGGAGCAACAAGGACCACCATGGAGAATTTCTTTCCTCTTATCCTTGACCTTGTTTCTTCCCACGCATGCatgtaatgtgttttaaatTTGTCAAATCAAGAAAGATATGAAAAAACTGAGAGAGAGCTGCTGTAGTAAACAAGAAAAGAGTGTGTATTCCCAGAGAGGAGAAGCCTAAAAACATTCCCTGCAGGCTTTAGCCATGCCTGGTTGAGAGCCACACAGGGTTAATGCCTGTTTGGACTTATCCATCCATGCACGTTATTCCAGATCCCAGGAATACAGCATACGACTAGACATCGGGCATACAGTTAGACAGCCTTAGGGTCCTGCG is part of the Centroberyx gerrardi isolate f3 chromosome 16, fCenGer3.hap1.cur.20231027, whole genome shotgun sequence genome and harbors:
- the LOC139925744 gene encoding neuronal acetylcholine receptor subunit alpha-7-like, which codes for MRCHKFWGPCSVGFYIWTALLFRGTLQGEHQRRLYKELLANYNRLERPVVNDSAAILVELGLTLLQIIDVDEKNQVLMTNAWLQLYWTDIYLSWNPDNYPGVQNLRFPSDQVWTPDILLYNSADERFDATFHTNVLVNASGYCQYIPPGILKSTCYIDVRWFPFDVQKCDLKFGSWTHNGWLLDLQMLDVDTSTYIPNGEWDLVGVPAKRNELYYECCKEPYPDVTFTVTMRRRTLYYGLNLLIPCVLISGLALLVFLLPADSGEKISLGITVLLSLTVFMLLVAEIMPATSDSVPLIAQYFASTMMIVGMSVVVTVIVLQFHHHDPQGGKMPKWVRVVLLNWCAWFLRMKQPGDERKRSGYKYRHRPQHHTSASSIEMGAVPSLGVPLSQTCPPCPTGTSNGSMSLYFGSYHPIESPRCPPSSDSGVALGGRAHGSPSEEAEPPGGGSGGGVGGLGMGIGIPPPEIQRILEEVSYIAQRFRDQDEAEAICSEWKFAAAVVDRLCLVAFSLFSIICTFTILMSAPNFIEAVSKDFT